The genomic stretch GATGCCATACCGATTGCTTTCATAACCCTCTCCGGCCTCTTTAACAGGTAATACATAACCAGATAGCCCCCATGGGAGGTTCCTGCCATATGTACCTTATCAAGTCCAAGTCCATTCAGAATAGAGTCAATCCATTCAATGTCATCAAAGTCTTTCTTATAAGCTTTTCCCGGTATACTTTTTCCGGGGCCTCCAATAGTATCAATTGCATAGAGTCTGTAATGCTGCCCCAGTGTCTTTGCATTGTAAATCCACATCAAAGCAGAGTCATCACCTACTCCATGAAATAATACAAGCGGCTCACCGGATTTATTACCGCAGGTAATTATATGTGTCCTGCCATAATCATTTTCAATCCAGATATCATCATAGGCAATCTCCCACATATCCATTAACTGGTCATAGGTTCTAAGGATATTTCCTTTTGCTTTATTGCTTTTATAAACTTTCACTTCCTCCTCCTTTTTGCCTCCTGGCTGTACAAATATATTAAAAACTTAAAGTCTCCTTGTGTTTTTGAGATGCTCTCTCTTATGATATTTCCCTTTGTATTCCCACATATTTTCACTTATGTATTTTCACTTTTATATTTTCTTTTTAGTATTTTCTTTTTTGTATTTTCTTTTTTGTATTTTCTTTTTTGTATTTTCAAGTAGAACGGCATACCTTATCTCATTAAACGAGCGGAGGACTTATCATAACCTATATTTCATTTTACGATAGATATCCCTCATATTCTGATTAATCTCCTGCTTCGCGAGCGCTATATTTTCTTCCTTCAGTTCGGGTCCGATGCAATTTTTTTGAAAAGCAAAATAAATAACCCCATAGTATTCCTGTGCCAGTACCTCGGGAGCATTTGAGGCTATGAATCCTTTATCAATCATTTGAGAAAATACCATTTCCATTTGCTTAAGGGGTAAATCAAATACAAGCTTTTGATAGGTATCCTGCGCATTTTGAGCAGATATCCGCTCAATGGTCAGCATTGCTATCATTTTATAGACCACTGGGTTAAGCAGGTAACCCTGCAGCATTCCGTTTGCCACAGCACACATTGCTTCATCACTAACTTCAACTGCTTCTGAAAATGCAGCTCCAAACTCCGTTTTCATCTGCTGTATAAGCTTATCAACCCTTCGTAACAGAGACTCCAATATCCCCTGCTTATTAGTAAAGTGATAATAAATAGCACTTTCCCGTAATCCTAATGGCTTACAGATATCTCTTACAGATACTGCCTGAAAGCCATATTTTGAAAACAGTTCAAGTGCTGTCAACTCAATATTTTCTTTGTTATTTATCTTTGTATTTTTTTCTTCAGACACTTTTTGCCTCCTACTTAACAACTGTTAAGTAATATTATACTTAACAATCGTTAAGTGGTCAACTACATAATCTGCTTTTTTTAAATTAGCATCTTGTTTTAAATTAGCATCTAGCATCTTGTTTTAGATCAGCAGCTTGTTTTAGATTAGCAGCTTGTTCCCTTGGCGCTTGTCTGATAGCGCAAGTCACATAAAAAATCAAATATATGATAAATTGTATCAATATTATATCTGCATTTGTTGTTTTTACAACAAACAGAATAATAAACTTATGTTATAATGTACTCATTACTTGAACAAGACTTTTCACAACTTAAGAGTTAAGAAAGGAAAATTGATATGTCACGTTACTTTAACATTACCGATACCATTTATGATATAACTGAGAAATATCCCGATACCATTAGTATATTTGTTGCCAGCGGATTTGAGCATCTGAACAATCCTGTTATGCGAAGCACTATGGGGAAAACTGTTACACTGGAAATGGCACTGTCATTGCGTAAAGTGAACCAGGAAGTATTTATACAGAAGCTCGAAGAGGTTATTGAAGGGAGTAACCCTGACCTTTCAACAGGTCTGTATGCTGCCAAAAAAGAAACCGGAGGCGATATCCGTATCGAGGGTGTACTCCCCTGCCCCATCCGCCTGCCGCTCTTAGAAAAATTCACTGGCTGGTTTGATTCTGTTAAGGATACACTGGATTACCAGGTGGATTATAATTTGAAGTCAGCCAATCTTGGACTGGACGACGTGAAAGAACGTATCGTTTCAGCAAATGGCGATTCCGACGGACTTTCTGACCTTTACCTGTCTGCCGGTTTTGATTTATTTTTTGATAAGAAGCTCATGGGACAATACCGGGAAGCAGGTGTATTTGAAGACATTTCCGGTGTTGGTCAAATGAATCCTGATTTTGATAACGAAGATATTTCCTTAAGAGACCCGAAAGGTCAATACGCCATAATTGGTGCTGTAGCTGCTATCTTTATGGTAAATACAAATGTATTGGGTGACCGTCCCATGCCTGAAAGCTGGGAAGATTTAATGAAGCCGGAATTTGAGAACAGCATCAGCTTACCTATGAGGGATTTGGATATGTTCAATGCCTTTCTCCTCCATATCTACCGTCATTACGGTGAAGACGGTGTTAAGAAGATGGGCAAGGCACTCTTACAGAACATGCACCCTGCTCAGATGGTAAAGGCTCATATACCCAAAGGCGGCAATCCTGTCCCTGCTGTTACAGTAACCCCTTATTTCTTCGCCAGTATGGTAGATAAGAAAGGCCCTCTTCGCCCGGTTTGGCCTAAAGATGGAGCAATCATAAGCCCTATCTTCCTGCTTTCCAAAGCAAAGAATAAAGATAAGCTGAAACCTTTTGTAGACTTCCTATATTCAAAAGAAATCGGTGAAATCTTAGCCTCTAATGGAAAATTCCCCTCCACCAATCCTCTGGTAGACAATCATTTATCTCCCGACCAAAAGTTTATGTGGGTGGGTTGGGATTTTATCCACAACAATGACATCGGAGAATTGATTACACATACCGAAGAGCTGTTTTACAATGCCTCTGGAAAGGAGTCCTTATGAATCTCATTATATTTTCCGGACCTCCCTCCTCCGGTAAAACCTCTGTTATCTTGAAAACAATAGCCTCCTTTCAGAATCGAAACATAAAGGTAGGCGTTATAAAATTTGACTGTTTATACACAGATGATGATATCGCTTATGAAAAAGCAGGTATACCGGTTAAAAAAGGCCTGTCAGGCGCTCTTTGCCCCGACCACTTCTTTGCTTCCAACATTGAAGAGGTGGTTAACTGGGGGAATAAGGAGCAGCTTGATCTGCTCATCACGGAATCTGCCGGCTTATGCAACCGTTGCTCTCCTTACCTAAAGGAAATCAAAGGAGTCTGCGTTATTGATAATCTTTCCGGTATAAATACACCTAAGAAAATAGGACCTATGTTAAAAGCTGCTGATTATGTCGTTATCACCAAAGGAGATATCGTATCCCAGGCTGAAAGGGAAGTATTTGCTTCCTGTGTCAGCTCTGTAAATCCCAGAGCTGTAACCATGCATGTAAACGGGTTGACCGGACAGGGTGCCTACGAACTTGGAAGCCTCCTCTATGATGAGACTCAGAATATACAGACCGTACAGGGTATGCAGCTGCGTTTTCCTATGCCCGCTGCTCTCTGCTCTTACTGCCTGGGAGAAACAAGAATCGGTGAAGCTTACCAGATGGGCAATATTAAGAAGATTGACCTTGAAAAATAGCAGGTAAAGAGTATGATATCAGCCGGATAGCTTTTACAGTTGCATCATGACTGTGACACAATAACGGACAGGCAGAAAATTTTACCCAGGAATGGAGAACAAAATGTTAGAACAGAGTATAAATAAATTGTTGTCGGAATATCCCTTTGCCCTTTCTTATTTCGAACAAAACAAACTGGATATTACAGAATATGGTGATAAGACCTTTAAAGAATATTTAGACCATTTTACAGATGAAGAATTGGAAGATGGAGCAATTGATAAGGTTAAGCTTTTAGAAGATCTTCCTGTCTTTCTTGAACAGATGAGTGCTTTTTTAGGACTTTCAAAAGATAACCAGGTACATTCCCTGACTATTCTTCCTGGTCATGACAAATCCGGTGTAACAGAAGGCTTTTCTGAGCTTACAGTGGAAACCTCACAGATTATCTCAATCGTCGGTCCTACTGGCTCCGGTAAAAGCCGCCTGTTGGCTGATATTGAATGGGCTGCACAGAATGATACCCCTACCGGACGAAGTATTCTTATCAATGATAAAGTTCCGGATAATAAATGGCGTTTTTCTTCCAATAACAGACTTGTGGCACAGCTCTCCCAAAATATGAACTTTGTAATGGACCTTACGGTACAGGAATTTTTGAATATGCATGCCATAAGCCGTATGGTGGAAGAACCCCAGGAGGTTATCGAACGTATTATTCAAGCTGCCAACAACCTGGCCGGTGAAAAATTCGATTTAAACACTCCGGTAACAAGCTTAAGCGGTGGACAATCCAGAGCTTTGATGATTGCAGATACTGCAATTTTAAGTTCTTCTCCCATTGTTCTTATAGACGAAATTGAAAATGCAGGGATAGACAGAAAAAAAGCTCTGCAGTTATTGGTTTCCTCCGATAAGATTGTGTTAATGGCTACCCATGACCCTCTACTGGCACTTATGGCAGATAAAAGAATTATCATAAAAAACGGTGGCATCAGCAAGGTTATCTATACCAGCAAAGAAGAAAAAACCTTGTTAAGCGAGCTGGAGAAGCTGGATGTATTAATACAAACTGCGCGTCAGGATCTTCGTAATGGACAGGTTTTGTCTATGGCTTACCTTTCATAAGCCAGTAGAGGATTATGTCTCGAGCATGTGTTGATGTATTTATAGAAACCCTGGAGTAACTCCGTTTTATTTCAGTTTTACTTCAATCGTGTTTGAGAAGTATTAGTTATGTTTTCACAAAAAACTGACCTCATAAAAGTTAGATTTTTGGACTGATATGCCTCTTGTCCGCTTGAGAAGGGGGGCATATCAGTCTAACTTTTAGGGGGCTGTACCGTGTTTCTTATAACACCTTCCCATGTAATTAATATTCTGAGGGTTTCTTTTTAAAAGCTTTTAATCTCTCGTATTCTTCTAGTGTAATTGTGAGAATAGTTCCATGTTTATAGCCATAGGGGAACTGAAAGGATTGATCCGAACGAACAAATTTACCTGTTGATAATTTATCCGCGAGAAATGGAACATACCCCTGCTCTTCTGCTGAACAACCATAAAAATCCAGGAACAGACTCCATCTTCCATCCTCCAGCCTAACCGCTGTTGGCGCTTCATATAAGCCCTCTGAAACAGCTTCCATACTCTTATCAAATCCGTCAATTTTCTTAAAAGGACCTGTAACATTTTCTGATTCCATGAGTATAATCTTTTCCGGATTCCTCTCACTTTTTAAGAACAGATAATACTTATCATCTTCTTCATACATGGCAGAATCAATGACTCCGCTGTCTTCTTTCTGATATAGCAATTGCGCTTTCGTGAAATCAACGAAGTCCTTTGTCCGGGAATAATAAATTCCCTTGTTCCCGAAATCATTCGAGCTGTGAGGAGATGACCAGTGTACGATATAGTCATCCTTCTTTTTGTCATAAATAATATCCGGTGCCCAAATGCATCCAAAATCTTCATCACCAAGTTTTATCATCCTCTGCTCTGACCAGTGTATGAGATCCTCTGACTCCCAAAGTACCAGGCATTTGCTTCCGTTTCTGCCAATCTCTGCCCAGGAATTATGATACTGGTTCAGCATTCCGTAGGATAAACTTAAGTCTGTGGCCATAATAACAAATTTACCTGTTTTAGTTCTGATAATGGTAAAATCCCTTACACCCTTGTCTCCGTAATAACTCCATAAAACCGGATTGCCATCATTCACTTCTTCCCAGTGATAACCGTCCTTACTGACACCGAAGTATACCTGCTCTCCGTCCGGTGTTCTCTTTTCCTTAAAATGTACAAATAAATACGCCTGCATATTGTTTACTCCCGATTTTAATAATTAATTATAGCTGTAGTTATTGCAGCCGTATAAGCCTGCCTGTAAATGGGTCTATCGGATACTTTGTATTTCTTCATCATATCATGAACATCGAAAATTAAAAGAAACAAACTTCCGATTTTCTTGATATTTTTTCCGATATTTTAAACTCTTTAACAAGCTATTTACAGATGAAGATTCAA from Anaerocolumna sp. AGMB13020 encodes the following:
- a CDS encoding TetR/AcrR family transcriptional regulator, encoding MSEEKNTKINNKENIELTALELFSKYGFQAVSVRDICKPLGLRESAIYYHFTNKQGILESLLRRVDKLIQQMKTEFGAAFSEAVEVSDEAMCAVANGMLQGYLLNPVVYKMIAMLTIERISAQNAQDTYQKLVFDLPLKQMEMVFSQMIDKGFIASNAPEVLAQEYYGVIYFAFQKNCIGPELKEENIALAKQEINQNMRDIYRKMKYRL
- a CDS encoding GTP-binding protein — its product is MNLIIFSGPPSSGKTSVILKTIASFQNRNIKVGVIKFDCLYTDDDIAYEKAGIPVKKGLSGALCPDHFFASNIEEVVNWGNKEQLDLLITESAGLCNRCSPYLKEIKGVCVIDNLSGINTPKKIGPMLKAADYVVITKGDIVSQAEREVFASCVSSVNPRAVTMHVNGLTGQGAYELGSLLYDETQNIQTVQGMQLRFPMPAALCSYCLGETRIGEAYQMGNIKKIDLEK
- a CDS encoding ATP-binding cassette domain-containing protein, producing MLEQSINKLLSEYPFALSYFEQNKLDITEYGDKTFKEYLDHFTDEELEDGAIDKVKLLEDLPVFLEQMSAFLGLSKDNQVHSLTILPGHDKSGVTEGFSELTVETSQIISIVGPTGSGKSRLLADIEWAAQNDTPTGRSILINDKVPDNKWRFSSNNRLVAQLSQNMNFVMDLTVQEFLNMHAISRMVEEPQEVIERIIQAANNLAGEKFDLNTPVTSLSGGQSRALMIADTAILSSSPIVLIDEIENAGIDRKKALQLLVSSDKIVLMATHDPLLALMADKRIIIKNGGISKVIYTSKEEKTLLSELEKLDVLIQTARQDLRNGQVLSMAYLS
- a CDS encoding ABC transporter substrate-binding protein; its protein translation is MSRYFNITDTIYDITEKYPDTISIFVASGFEHLNNPVMRSTMGKTVTLEMALSLRKVNQEVFIQKLEEVIEGSNPDLSTGLYAAKKETGGDIRIEGVLPCPIRLPLLEKFTGWFDSVKDTLDYQVDYNLKSANLGLDDVKERIVSANGDSDGLSDLYLSAGFDLFFDKKLMGQYREAGVFEDISGVGQMNPDFDNEDISLRDPKGQYAIIGAVAAIFMVNTNVLGDRPMPESWEDLMKPEFENSISLPMRDLDMFNAFLLHIYRHYGEDGVKKMGKALLQNMHPAQMVKAHIPKGGNPVPAVTVTPYFFASMVDKKGPLRPVWPKDGAIISPIFLLSKAKNKDKLKPFVDFLYSKEIGEILASNGKFPSTNPLVDNHLSPDQKFMWVGWDFIHNNDIGELITHTEELFYNASGKESL
- a CDS encoding glycoside hydrolase family 43 protein translates to MQAYLFVHFKEKRTPDGEQVYFGVSKDGYHWEEVNDGNPVLWSYYGDKGVRDFTIIRTKTGKFVIMATDLSLSYGMLNQYHNSWAEIGRNGSKCLVLWESEDLIHWSEQRMIKLGDEDFGCIWAPDIIYDKKKDDYIVHWSSPHSSNDFGNKGIYYSRTKDFVDFTKAQLLYQKEDSGVIDSAMYEEDDKYYLFLKSERNPEKIILMESENVTGPFKKIDGFDKSMEAVSEGLYEAPTAVRLEDGRWSLFLDFYGCSAEEQGYVPFLADKLSTGKFVRSDQSFQFPYGYKHGTILTITLEEYERLKAFKKKPSEY
- a CDS encoding alpha/beta fold hydrolase codes for the protein MKVYKSNKAKGNILRTYDQLMDMWEIAYDDIWIENDYGRTHIITCGNKSGEPLVLFHGVGDDSALMWIYNAKTLGQHYRLYAIDTIGGPGKSIPGKAYKKDFDDIEWIDSILNGLGLDKVHMAGTSHGGYLVMYYLLKRPERVMKAIGMASAISTDKRNLMYTMMKIFLPEALLPTKGNVLKLIKKLSGEHHQAFTENPVIMEHYKSLLKGFNNMAMGYHKVRPFTEEEIDKISKGIYLLLGRRDPFEELGGERAVKSRRLNAMFFEEAGHGINHEEAFEVNQMIIKILRGEAEDIRNYTA